One Rubinisphaera margarita DNA window includes the following coding sequences:
- the hslV gene encoding ATP-dependent protease subunit HslV: MPEYLRVKTRSTTILTVRHKGVVAIGGDGQVTYGESILKQDTKKIRRILDGNVVVGFAGSTADAFSLMERFETKAKDFPGNIPRAATELARDWRTDRVLRKLEALMVVVNAEHSLLITGQGDVVNPQDNIIGIGSGGNYALAAARALIRHSDLSAREIVEQSLQIASEIDIYTNNNLVIEELPAAN, translated from the coding sequence ATGCCGGAGTATCTGCGTGTCAAAACCCGTTCCACGACCATTCTGACGGTGCGTCACAAGGGGGTCGTCGCCATTGGCGGTGATGGACAGGTGACCTATGGCGAAAGCATTCTGAAGCAGGACACCAAGAAGATCCGCCGCATTCTGGACGGCAACGTCGTCGTCGGCTTCGCCGGCTCGACCGCCGATGCCTTCTCGCTGATGGAGCGGTTCGAGACGAAAGCCAAGGACTTTCCCGGCAACATTCCCCGAGCCGCGACCGAACTGGCCCGCGACTGGCGAACCGACCGGGTTCTCCGCAAGCTCGAAGCGCTGATGGTCGTCGTGAATGCCGAACATTCCCTGCTGATCACCGGACAGGGGGATGTCGTCAATCCGCAGGACAACATTATCGGCATTGGCTCCGGCGGAAACTACGCCCTGGCAGCCGCCCGGGCACTGATTCGTCATTCCGATCTCTCGGCTCGGGAGATCGTGGAACAATCCCTGCAGATTGCCTCCGAGATTGATATCTACACGAATAACAACCTGGTGATCGAAGAACTCCCAGCCGCAAATTAG
- a CDS encoding SlyX family protein — MNDPQKLNQRVVDLESMIMILQRDLEQMSSVVHDQQRQIEDLQTQIDHWNDKFASDLDDLPDPLDEKPPHY, encoded by the coding sequence ATGAACGATCCCCAGAAACTCAATCAGCGTGTTGTCGATCTCGAATCGATGATCATGATCCTGCAGCGTGATCTGGAGCAGATGAGCAGTGTCGTTCATGACCAGCAGCGACAGATCGAGGACCTGCAAACGCAGATCGATCACTGGAACGACAAGTTTGCCAGCGACCTGGACGATCTGCCCGATCCGCTCGATGAAAAGCCGCCTCATTATTAA